In the Corynebacterium gerontici genome, one interval contains:
- a CDS encoding MFS transporter — MRRKIIVASTVGTTIEFYDFYVYATAAVAVFPVLFFPKNEDPTVALLQSFATFGLAFLARPLGSLIFGHFGDRIGRKATLVGSLLTMGIATFLIAFIPPYTQVGIVAPALLALMRFCQGLGLGGEWSGAALLATETAQKGKRAWAAMWPQLGAPFGFLLANGFFLILVTLTGYTKGDVEGAFMTWGWRIPFAMSAILVIVGLVIRLKLEETPVFQKAVDNGKRANIPLFEVFKTSMKPMVIGTFVMLSCYTLFYLVTTWVLSFGIGSKDLGKGLGIPYIDFLKLQLISIFAFIAGIPLAGQLADRRGRKRTLTGISFIMILFGFGFDFFLNPDHASETSVLLFLTIGMFIMGMIFGPMSAVLPELFTTNVRYTGSGISYNVSSILGAAVAPFIATALAQKFGVASVGWYLIAVSLITLVAVRLMKESRDFDLNEI, encoded by the coding sequence ATGCGCCGGAAAATTATCGTCGCATCCACCGTCGGTACCACCATCGAGTTTTACGACTTTTATGTGTACGCAACCGCCGCAGTAGCCGTTTTCCCTGTCCTATTCTTTCCCAAAAATGAAGACCCGACCGTCGCATTGCTGCAGTCCTTCGCCACTTTCGGCCTCGCCTTTCTCGCCCGCCCGCTCGGCTCATTGATCTTCGGTCACTTCGGTGATCGAATCGGACGCAAGGCCACGCTCGTCGGATCACTGCTTACGATGGGCATCGCAACATTTCTCATCGCATTCATCCCGCCGTACACGCAAGTCGGCATCGTCGCCCCCGCACTGTTGGCGCTCATGCGATTCTGTCAAGGCCTCGGTCTTGGCGGTGAGTGGTCCGGTGCGGCCCTGCTCGCCACTGAGACGGCGCAAAAAGGCAAGCGAGCTTGGGCAGCCATGTGGCCGCAGCTCGGTGCACCATTCGGTTTTCTGCTCGCAAACGGATTCTTCCTCATCTTGGTCACTCTCACCGGCTATACCAAAGGCGACGTAGAGGGTGCCTTCATGACGTGGGGCTGGCGCATTCCCTTCGCAATGTCGGCGATCCTCGTGATCGTCGGACTAGTCATACGCTTGAAACTCGAAGAAACCCCGGTGTTCCAAAAGGCCGTTGACAATGGCAAACGGGCCAACATCCCACTATTCGAGGTATTCAAAACCTCGATGAAACCCATGGTGATTGGCACCTTTGTTATGTTGTCCTGCTACACCCTGTTTTATCTGGTTACCACCTGGGTACTGTCCTTCGGCATTGGATCCAAGGATCTTGGCAAGGGGCTTGGTATCCCCTATATCGACTTCCTCAAGCTGCAACTCATCTCGATCTTCGCTTTCATCGCAGGCATCCCATTGGCCGGACAGCTCGCTGATCGACGTGGCCGCAAGCGCACCCTGACTGGCATCTCTTTCATCATGATCCTGTTTGGTTTTGGCTTTGATTTCTTCCTCAACCCAGACCACGCCAGCGAAACCAGCGTCCTGTTGTTCTTGACCATCGGCATGTTCATCATGGGCATGATCTTTGGCCCAATGTCCGCAGTACTCCCCGAACTGTTCACCACGAATGTCCGCTACACCGGCTCAGGTATCAGCTATAACGTGTCTTCTATCCTGGGTGCGGCGGTAGCGCCTTTCATCGCCACTGCGTTAGCGCAAAAATTCGGCGTAGCCAGCGTGGGATGGTATCTCATTGCGGTATCGCTGATCACCCTGGTTGCGGTGCGGCTAATGAAGGAGTCACGAGACTTTGACCTCAACGAAATCTAG
- a CDS encoding FAD-binding and (Fe-S)-binding domain-containing protein, which yields MKKLLTPDAHQIGQPSGSRPESDAAPESLRHGTEAQLLLDLQGLVGKQQVLGRASDLIAFASDGSPYRRIPAVVVQPRHEQDIIEVMRYAADHQRTVTFRAAGTSLNGQAATEDILIDMRTHFQGMEVRDGGKRLWSRPGVILGDAQAVLARSGYMLGPDPGSTSVATIGGVLANNAGGMRCTVERDTYHSLEELRVVLPSGSVIDTRNGDEIFKFKEPQLHAELLRLREEIRADNDLVEFLRSKFSIRNTNGIRLDAFLDEDEPVRILAKLMVSSEGIFGAVTESVIRTVALPKKKATTWVMLRNLRDAANYVAPMMHAGALACEIMVAPALKKAVGHFPAAAEWWAELPDESAALLVELGGKDDDDLEASIKGAKEVLTDADLIKPLEFERSEAAMRGAWQIRNGLFGLLGAQREQGTTMITEDVCFPPDKIGDATADLVELLSRYGYPEMVMGHAAFGNLHFFLVPKLSDAEERAQYARFLDEMAEIVIDKYHGSLKAEHGTGVNMAPFLLREWGEQAWNLMWDVKHAIDPEGVLAPDVKLTHNQEIHLENFKSFPQVEAEINNCVECGFCEPVCPSRHATVTPRQRIVLRREMARQAPDSPLLSTLQEEFQYDAIDMCAADGSCSIACPISIDTGKVMKQFRAAQAPQSNQKVFLEGAKKWAVVENLVRGGLVSAKVLGSPTLQLATNVGRSIVNPDVLPSIPGDLPLPAPRLPHTQREGATAVYFPACINRMFGNSPDAQHDHLSTPHAVVEVARRSGAPVWIPEDVAGDCCGTPWSSKGYTEGFRYQARKISNDLWRWSDEGSLPIIVDAASCTHGVLDNVPEVLEGEDLERFQQLEILDVVDWIAREVVDHLPIVQELGRIAVHPTCSVRHMEGEDALLKVANACGDAVVPDGAGCCGSAGDRVMLHPELTESATREERAGLAQEHFDAFVSSNRTCEMGLEMITGEVYEHVAVLLEKASRPAISP from the coding sequence ATGAAGAAACTGCTCACCCCCGATGCCCACCAGATCGGCCAACCTTCAGGATCACGGCCGGAATCCGACGCTGCGCCCGAGTCCCTACGGCACGGCACTGAAGCCCAACTGCTCCTTGATCTGCAGGGGCTCGTCGGCAAGCAACAAGTGCTTGGGCGTGCAAGCGACCTCATCGCCTTTGCCTCTGACGGCTCCCCCTACCGCAGGATTCCTGCCGTCGTTGTTCAGCCGCGCCATGAACAAGACATCATTGAAGTCATGCGCTACGCAGCGGACCACCAGCGCACTGTCACCTTCCGCGCAGCCGGCACGTCTCTCAACGGCCAGGCGGCCACAGAGGATATCTTGATCGATATGCGCACGCACTTCCAAGGTATGGAGGTGCGAGACGGCGGCAAGCGCCTTTGGTCTCGTCCCGGCGTCATCCTCGGCGATGCGCAGGCAGTGCTTGCTCGCTCCGGATACATGCTCGGTCCCGATCCTGGATCAACCTCCGTCGCCACCATCGGCGGCGTGCTTGCCAACAACGCCGGCGGTATGCGCTGCACTGTCGAACGCGATACCTACCACAGCCTAGAAGAGCTACGGGTAGTGTTGCCGAGTGGCTCGGTGATCGATACGCGCAACGGCGACGAGATTTTCAAGTTCAAAGAACCACAGTTGCACGCTGAACTGCTCCGGCTTCGCGAGGAAATCCGAGCCGACAACGACCTGGTGGAGTTTTTGCGGAGCAAATTCAGTATCCGCAACACCAACGGTATTCGCCTCGATGCGTTCCTCGATGAAGACGAGCCGGTGCGGATCCTTGCCAAGCTCATGGTGAGCTCTGAGGGCATCTTCGGTGCCGTGACGGAATCGGTGATTCGAACTGTTGCACTGCCGAAAAAGAAGGCCACGACGTGGGTCATGCTGCGTAATTTGCGTGATGCCGCCAATTACGTGGCACCTATGATGCACGCTGGTGCTCTGGCGTGCGAAATCATGGTGGCTCCTGCACTGAAAAAGGCAGTTGGCCACTTCCCCGCTGCTGCCGAATGGTGGGCGGAACTGCCCGACGAGTCAGCGGCGCTCTTGGTGGAATTGGGTGGCAAGGACGATGACGATCTTGAGGCCTCAATCAAGGGCGCCAAGGAAGTGCTCACCGATGCAGACTTGATCAAACCACTTGAGTTTGAGCGCAGCGAGGCCGCGATGCGAGGAGCCTGGCAAATCCGCAATGGTTTGTTCGGCCTCCTTGGTGCCCAGCGTGAACAGGGCACCACGATGATCACTGAGGACGTGTGTTTCCCGCCGGATAAGATTGGCGATGCAACCGCTGATTTGGTTGAACTACTTTCGCGTTATGGCTACCCGGAGATGGTCATGGGCCACGCAGCTTTCGGCAACCTCCACTTCTTCCTCGTGCCAAAGCTTTCCGACGCCGAGGAGCGCGCACAATATGCGCGGTTCTTGGACGAAATGGCCGAAATAGTCATTGATAAGTACCACGGCTCACTTAAGGCCGAGCACGGTACAGGTGTAAATATGGCTCCCTTCCTGCTACGCGAATGGGGCGAACAGGCGTGGAATCTTATGTGGGACGTCAAACACGCTATCGATCCAGAAGGCGTGCTGGCGCCGGATGTGAAACTCACTCACAATCAAGAGATTCACCTAGAAAACTTCAAGAGCTTCCCGCAGGTTGAGGCTGAGATCAATAACTGCGTTGAGTGTGGCTTCTGCGAGCCGGTATGCCCTTCGCGGCATGCCACTGTCACCCCGCGCCAGCGAATTGTGCTCCGCCGCGAGATGGCGCGCCAAGCACCCGATTCTCCCCTGCTTTCCACCCTCCAGGAGGAGTTTCAATACGACGCTATTGACATGTGCGCAGCCGATGGTTCATGTTCTATCGCTTGCCCAATCTCCATTGACACCGGCAAAGTAATGAAGCAATTCCGCGCGGCCCAGGCTCCTCAGTCGAACCAGAAAGTGTTCCTTGAAGGTGCCAAGAAGTGGGCCGTGGTGGAGAACTTGGTACGTGGCGGTCTGGTAAGCGCAAAGGTGCTCGGCTCCCCCACCTTGCAACTCGCCACCAACGTGGGACGCAGCATTGTCAATCCAGACGTCTTGCCCAGCATTCCTGGTGATTTGCCATTGCCTGCCCCTCGGCTTCCCCACACGCAACGCGAGGGCGCCACTGCGGTGTATTTCCCCGCTTGCATTAACCGCATGTTTGGCAACTCTCCGGACGCTCAGCATGATCACTTGAGCACGCCTCACGCCGTAGTCGAAGTCGCTCGACGCTCCGGCGCCCCCGTGTGGATCCCGGAAGACGTCGCGGGAGATTGCTGTGGCACCCCGTGGTCCTCTAAGGGGTACACCGAAGGCTTCCGGTATCAAGCTCGCAAGATTAGCAATGACCTCTGGCGTTGGAGCGACGAGGGTTCATTGCCCATCATCGTCGACGCAGCATCCTGTACTCACGGAGTGTTGGACAACGTTCCCGAAGTGCTAGAAGGTGAGGATCTGGAACGCTTCCAGCAACTCGAAATCCTTGACGTGGTGGATTGGATCGCTCGTGAAGTGGTGGACCACCTTCCCATCGTCCAAGAGCTGGGACGCATTGCTGTCCACCCAACTTGCTCCGTGCGGCATATGGAGGGTGAAGATGCCCTGCTGAAGGTGGCCAACGCTTGCGGCGATGCGGTTGTACCTGATGGTGCTGGTTGCTGCGGTAGCGCAGGTGACCGCGTGATGTTGCATCCCGAGCTCACGGAATCCGCCACGCGAGAGGAACGGGCGGGGCTTGCGCAGGAGCACTTCGATGCTTTCGTTTCCTCTAATCGAACCTGTGAAATGGGGTTGGAGATGATTACGGGAGAGGTGTACGAGCATGTGGCAGTGTTGCTAGAGAAGGCTTCCAGACCAGCCATCAGCCCATAG
- a CDS encoding low temperature requirement protein A: MLRYLKPMNPRSPQEAHRTASPLELFFDLVFVIAISVGGGHFHHALIEGHVWHGLIGFIMMFQCIWWAWMNFTWFATAFDNDDWLFRTLTFVQMFGVLVLAVGSEAFFTGENLELPVIGFIIMRVALIAQWLRASRCGGQAGRAARLYAAGLFVVQFFWIGWIFLPQALIVPGFFAFIALELCVPVLAEKLGRTNWHPHHITERYGLFTIILLGESLLGAANAIADAVQHREHVLLFVALAVAALVIAAGMWWLYFWPEHHREISSLRSSLRYGYGHAFIFASAAAVSVGIEVQISHFTDHSVLGTIATNLSIGIPVAVFLLGVWLLLIHKRCQSKALYAVPIVAVASLVLPVWGIVAAMVALVVVLVITEHRSDTVI; this comes from the coding sequence GTGCTTCGATATCTCAAACCGATGAATCCGCGGAGTCCTCAGGAGGCTCACCGGACGGCATCCCCTCTGGAACTCTTTTTTGACCTAGTCTTCGTCATTGCCATCTCCGTGGGTGGCGGCCATTTCCATCACGCCCTGATCGAAGGTCATGTCTGGCACGGACTCATTGGATTCATCATGATGTTCCAATGCATCTGGTGGGCCTGGATGAACTTCACCTGGTTTGCCACTGCCTTCGATAACGATGACTGGCTGTTCCGCACTCTGACCTTCGTGCAGATGTTCGGTGTGCTCGTCCTTGCCGTTGGCTCAGAGGCTTTCTTCACCGGCGAGAACCTCGAACTGCCAGTGATCGGCTTCATTATCATGCGCGTGGCCCTCATCGCCCAATGGCTCCGCGCCTCTCGTTGTGGTGGTCAGGCTGGCCGTGCAGCACGGTTGTACGCGGCCGGACTCTTCGTTGTTCAATTCTTCTGGATCGGCTGGATCTTCCTGCCCCAGGCACTCATCGTGCCCGGCTTCTTCGCGTTTATCGCTTTAGAACTTTGCGTACCAGTCCTCGCTGAAAAACTTGGAAGAACTAATTGGCATCCGCACCACATTACCGAGCGTTATGGACTATTCACCATTATCCTGCTCGGAGAATCGCTGCTTGGCGCAGCAAACGCGATTGCGGACGCCGTGCAGCATCGGGAGCATGTTTTGCTGTTCGTCGCCCTCGCCGTCGCAGCACTAGTGATTGCCGCTGGTATGTGGTGGCTATATTTCTGGCCGGAACATCACCGAGAAATCAGCAGCCTGCGTAGCTCGCTGCGTTATGGGTACGGGCACGCCTTCATTTTCGCATCAGCAGCGGCTGTATCTGTTGGCATTGAGGTACAGATATCTCATTTCACCGACCACAGTGTACTCGGCACCATTGCCACAAACTTGAGTATCGGCATTCCCGTTGCGGTGTTCCTCCTCGGTGTTTGGTTGCTCTTGATCCACAAGCGTTGCCAAAGTAAGGCACTTTACGCAGTGCCAATCGTCGCTGTGGCATCGCTAGTGTTGCCCGTCTGGGGCATTGTCGCGGCCATGGTTGCTCTGGTGGTGGTCTTAGTGATCACAGAACACCGCAGCGATACTGTCATCTGA
- a CDS encoding YceI family protein, whose amino-acid sequence MEKRRKSVVITMIIAIVVLALFALGLVLYQLFTAPGIKTEEIDASKAKPATTDIDGVWEVVYGSAPNHSSVGFTFKESLPAEDKITSGSTTHVTGQATVKNKELVSARIVVDMTKVSTDVEKRDINVRNKIFKTEQYPEATFEVDKVTDLSMVGDDAQVAEVKIPGTLTIKGKSQKVDPTFKVVRDQDKILLSSTIRINRNDFGVESPEFVAAQIAEEGDVNVLLSMEKQ is encoded by the coding sequence ATGGAAAAAAGGCGCAAGTCCGTTGTCATCACCATGATTATCGCCATTGTCGTTCTGGCGCTCTTCGCTCTCGGTTTGGTGCTGTATCAACTATTTACCGCGCCCGGCATTAAGACCGAGGAGATCGACGCTAGTAAGGCTAAGCCTGCAACCACAGACATCGATGGCGTATGGGAAGTGGTGTACGGATCCGCGCCGAATCACAGCTCGGTCGGCTTTACCTTTAAAGAATCGTTGCCAGCCGAGGATAAGATCACGTCGGGCTCGACGACGCATGTCACAGGACAAGCGACGGTAAAGAATAAGGAATTGGTATCCGCGCGAATCGTTGTTGATATGACGAAAGTTTCTACAGATGTTGAGAAACGCGATATCAATGTTCGGAATAAGATTTTCAAAACCGAACAGTATCCTGAAGCCACGTTCGAAGTGGACAAGGTGACTGACTTGTCCATGGTGGGCGACGATGCTCAAGTCGCGGAGGTAAAAATCCCTGGCACCTTGACCATCAAGGGCAAGTCGCAGAAGGTTGATCCAACTTTTAAGGTCGTTCGAGACCAAGACAAGATCTTGCTGTCATCTACGATTCGGATTAATCGCAATGACTTTGGTGTCGAGAGTCCAGAGTTTGTTGCCGCACAGATCGCTGAAGAAGGCGACGTCAATGTATTACTCAGCATGGAGAAGCAATGA